The window agctgctggcccatatttgttattccgctcaatctccctcccggcgccataatgcaacgcaagaccatgttcctgtcgcttataattccggggcctgaatatccagggaagaatttgagtgtgtttatgcagccgttggtggatgatttgcaccattcttggtacttcccgaggttgacatacgaccggcatctgcagaaaaatttcttgatgaaagtttggctacagtattgcatgcatgactttcctggctatgccctgttctgcggatggtgtacaagtggaaagatgccttgcccagtgtgcatgcaggccttgattttcatttggatgaagaagggtggcaagtatgttgcctttgaccagcatcgacaattcctccctccagaccatcctgatagggaagacaagaagaacttcacaaaaggcaaagttgtccatgaagtaaatgagattccaacgttttctggtgaggatgtgcttgctcagctcaaagctcttaagcctgcctgtgaagggaaaggcaaaggcaaaggcaaaggtaaAGGGAAAAAAATATTTtaaaggatatggtgagacgcacaactggactcacattacccccttcacgcagcttccctattttaaggacctcaaacttccatacaacatcgacgtgatgcacaccgaaaagaatgtcgcagagtccctttttaacacgatcctcaacattcctgataagacaaaggataatgttaatgctagagtcgatcaacagaatatttgtgatagaccacgtcttcacatgcaacctcccacaggcagtcgaaaatcttggttcaagccagatgttGACTTcatacttaaaaaggatcataagatggaggcattcaagtggctgaaacacgtcgtgaagttcactgatggttatgcgtcgaatataagtaagggggtcaatctttcaacgggcagagtgaccgggctcaagagtcatgactatcatgtatggattgagcggattatgccggtgatggttcggggctatgttcccgagcgtgtctggcgtgtgcttgcagagttaagccatttcttccgaacgctttgtgctaaagaagtatgtcctgagaagataaaagaaatgcataagaaggcaccggagttgatatgcaagctagagaagatcttcccgccaggcttctttactctgatgacacatctcattttgcaccttgcgaacgaggtattgttggggggccctgtgcagtatcgttggcagtacggccctgagagacagaacaagcatctgagacagaaatgtggaaacaaagctaagattgaagcttccatagctgaggcagttatcctagaggaggtggcagacctcaggacagcctactatccggaccatgttcccacgttgcacaataaggtgtctcgatacaatacagaagaacccaagtataaacccaagttgcctctattcaccgggcaaggtggcagggctggatgctcgacatcttatgtcatgccacgagatgagtgggaggatgtcatgttctatatcttgcacaacatcaaggaagttgaggatgagtggatgaggtaatacctttgcaccattcttttagtcaattcgttatgttcactttgcctagttcttataccgcttttcttattgtagtcgattcgttgaggaagaatggacaggaatgctgcctcctactgaagcggaggcacttgctcttctccgaaagggtgctgatggaaggaaaaatttcgttgcgtggttcatggagaaagtaacttttcacactttcaattaaactcatgcaccctataatttcaattaaactcatgcaccctataatttcaattgaacttgtagggaaatgatccgaccgaatcaatggatgaagaattgagatgggtttccatgggttttgaccctgtcgtcatgacatgcgaaaagtatgatgtgaatgggtatcgcttccatacagaggagcaccagaacagtcggcctgatcccaaaaccataaataccggagtcttcactgaaggagataataaaatagattactacggaagggtaggaaaaatgtacgagcttacattcaaacttgGCCgtgaacacctaagtctcactgtgttcaaatgccgatggttcgaccccaaaaagggcctgagacatacgccttctattggtttagttgaagttaaaccatcaaccatctatgccggagctgatctctttatcgccgctacccaggccacacaagtatattatctgccttacccatgccagaaagagtacctaaagggttgggaagttgtgttcaaggtgtcgccgcatggtaagctaccggacccgaacgacgatgattactacaacataaaccccatgacatacgagggagtgttctatcaagaggaacatgatgacgtggtccgaaacaacgaggatgatgacttgggttatgttgacctggacccaaacgacgacgacgcaaggattgatggtgaggcagttgtgaatcaaagagacataattatgcttgaaaagttaaatgaagacgctgacgatgaggaagagcctccacctctgtcagacaacgaagaagatatgcgtgatagtgatgatgagaccgctccacagatagattacaatagtgatgattcatatgggttctagaaaatgtaagttcttttaatgatcattacaatagtatgcttaatgtgcacttctggtattaatgtttttcctgtatgcttgtttaattgatatccttactaattgtttattctcttctcaatgcaggtttgctaatcatgggcaagtccagtggtgccagtttcctcagtaaactcaaaggaggacttactcggagtggacgagcccacaaggttccctcccgactacgcgaggatggcacctcacagggaggtggaggggtcgggggaggagaccctagaggaggaggcggtggggggagagcccctagaggaggaggaggtggggggagaggcagccggggcaaaaaactccgggccgtgtccgaaataggagggtctgcttcgatgccctcccatacagaggcaccttctgagtctgaggaggaggagtatgttcctgatggcgtggaggaggaggccgaggaggagggtgaggaggaggaggccgaggaggagggtgaggaggagggcgaggagggtggaggggaggttgatcccgagttgtggggtgacttgccaccgggtgctccgcaggggtggctgcgtggtaatgccggactacctacaccaccttctatcgaggagcacaagtggatcattgaacctgtggggacagagtaagtgcctctcaatcatattttcaacacatgacaacattttcttattgtacacatggcaatcatttgattcttttgcagaaactggatccttcgcggaaatGACCGTAAACCGAAtggccttatcactgtcctgttgaagcacttttgccctggcctattctgcccgcggccagacagggacccgcagctgcgggttttggccatgagctgggcccactacgaggcttgcagcaacgcggagtacgggacagccgctaaggccgtgatcaccaaattttgggtaagttctcttctgaatcacttgtcttcagtttcgttcatagtttatcattggatcactcaactcatgccttgtttgcttctggtttatgcagcaactctatagagttcttgacgagcacaaggccagagccgacgtggtcttgcttgcggctgcaaagaagaaagctcgtcagttgcagtacgaggtgtgctgggttgccgtctcgcagtactaccactactacctgcaccaaaagatgaccaaaagtCAAGCGCAGAAGCAGcgacttaccttgaacagggagcagttcatgatggtaactattactaacttttcattgtttcaagcagtcaactctatgtttcgtgctcacatgtcatgcttccaaaatttgcataggttgttcctcgttggtgctacggaaggcatgacggatgggcgagtttggtggataggtggctcggcgccgatgcagagtttgctgccaagagcatcaagggccgggctaaccgtggagccgacgggacacacggccaaggaaacaggaaccactggagcttcaaggccatgaaggtatatctatgtgcatgatgcatttttgttcttctttaccgtcatgttcttatgtatggctaacttctatttgacgttgtaggaggacaagttgaagaggccgctctcagacatggagtcgtggaagctggcccgcgagcggagtcgtcgcaaggagggcgagagccagtactactgcaagaccgaggagcacctggggtcttacattcatcactatcaggagttgcatccggatgttcctgttgccgaggtcgcccagtctcagatcgacgacacggcggtggtggccatccaggggaagaagaatgaccggtatccgtgtttcgatggcttgatcactccttcgatctcgtacacacagcttcgagctagcaacccgagccagttagagagtacggggcgttcacagactcctttagcccgccagcatgctgtaagtacttcctctttatctttttctatctagcattctcagtttattttcagcattgctcacttagaaacaatctaaattatgtaggcatataaggagtttgtcgagcataggaatctcgaggtgcgggagtacttgaaacgagtgaaggcaaacgatgattacaaccgtcagatgataACGGTTAGttctgccctcttaaaaccaagctaaatttttgcactttcattccttctgatcttctagtttgcttgtttaactaacattcaggctatgttggcggCTTGGAGTAACGGCACgggtccaccacaaatgggacccccaccaccacctgcgggagaacccccacacgtgcccacgttcgatgaataggtggcactaggcagtgatggtccggttagtacatttgcctaattactgacaaactagttctcgttcattcaacactatcatatcatatttactgttagaatcttttctgaaacatgtaggggaccggtggctcgactcctgctccgtcgaccccagtcactccgatctggcagagtggtggtggtcgcgatggaagttttggcggaggtggtgttgGTTTTGGCagaggtggtggttttggtggaggtggtggttttggcagaggtggtggttttggcggaggtggtcttgcttgatgattccgtgcatgtggccgtcgtgccatgcctttcatattcctacttttatgatgtttcatgtcttgcacaacttttatgttcatgaagttgagtcggtgatgatctttagatgatgtgatgaacttgagtatgtttagatgatgatggtgaacttgagtatgtttagatgatgaactgtcatatttctgcataatttcatattgttctgttttgaaatgctgtcaaatgaattggaaaagagaaaaaacagggaaaataataataataaaaactatgcctacggcaaagccgtcggcatatataagcccagGAGTCACCAAGGATCGCCACGTggcggatctatgccgacggctttgccgtaggcatagatgaaaatctatgccgacggcaaagccgtaggcatacctctgctgCCAGGAGTAACCAGAAGacgacacgtggcagggctatgcctacggcaaagccgtcggcatagattcatctatgccgatggctttgccgtaggcatagccctgccacgtggccTTGCATGATCCGTCCCCgtttttgacggcgccgtccgttgccgtcagacgaaaaagactgccgacggctatactatgccgacggctgacgctaggccgtcggcataggcccctatgccgacggctttactatgccgacggtctgacaagactacgctgacggcatctacgccgacgggtctatgccgacggcagccgtaggcatagacctatgccgacggcttggggGCCTATGCCGactggccgtaggcatagcccgcgagtccggtagtgtttGAAGTGTGTCCACCGAAAACAGAGAGCGAGAGAGACTGTGAGGGTCTGAGCTTACACAGTTTACATGTTCATTAGCTTTCTCGCAATGGCAGTGgccaatttttttaaaaagaagCCGCAGTCCTTGCATCCCACTGCAGAACAATGAACCGACCCATCGATCTCCGAAACAACAACAAACTTTTGAGATTGCAGCCTCCACAAAATCGCTTCACATCATCAGTTAGTACCTCAATCAAGCCACCACGCATCATCAACTCAACAGTGCATCTCTAGCCAAAGGATATGGATAGTCTCCAAAACGTCAGCAAGAAGCCAAGAACAAGGCTCTCTAGGAGAAACAACAACCGATGCAAAAACTAGAAAAATATAGCAAATTGATCGTTTCTGACAACTTGGATTATTATGGTCCAACTGTAATAGTGACACAAAAAGCTTTGCTTTGTCGAGTTTTTGCCGAACGTTTCGAGAACTAACTGAACACACgtccattgtactccctccgttccaaaataagtgttccCGGTTTACTACAACTTTAGTACAAAAACGTCATTTTCTTAGAGAGCGGCATTTTCGTTCTTATGTACTCCCTCAACTACAAAAACGTCTTATTAGTGTACAGAGGTAGTATAATGAAAGCATTTGTTATAGCCTATCACTGGACGGATATAGCATAACTTAATATCTCGTTTATTATTGTCATCAAATAATGGTCTCCCTGAAAACTGGGGATGAGGCTCCCTCCCTCGGCTAGCGCCCCCGACCTAGGGTTCCTCcctcccccccctccccccgccgccgccggccgtcctagcccccaccgccgccgccggtcgCCGGCCGCCCCgtccccttcccctcccccctcccccttcccccggATCCGCtccgcgccgcctccccgggaggTGGCTGGAGCGGCGCNNNNNNNNNNNNNNNNNNNNNNNNNNNNNNNNNNNNNNNNNNNNNNNNNNNNNNNNNNNNNNNNNNNNNNNNNNNNNNNNNNNNNNNNNNNNNNNNNNNNNNNNNNNNNNNNNNNNNNNNNNNNNNNNNNNNNNNNNNNNNNNNNNNNNNNNNNNNNNNNNNNNNNNNNNNNNNNNNNNNNNNNNNNNNNNNNNNNNNNNNNNNNNNNNNNNNNNNNNNNNNNNNNNNNNNNNNNNNNNNNNNNNNNNNNNNNNNNNNNNNNNNNNNNNNNNNNNNNNNNNNNNNNNNNNNNNNNNNNNNNNNNNNNNNNNNNNNNNNNNNNNNNNNNNNNNNNNNNNNNNNNNNNNNNNNNNNNNNNNNNNNNNNNNNNNNNNNNNNNNNNNNNNNNNNNNNNNNNNNNNNNNNNNNNNNNNNNNNNNNNNNNNNNNNNNNNNNNNNNNNNNNNNNNNNNNNNNNNNNNNNNNNNNNNNNNNNNNNGGCGGGGCCTGCCTGTCCCCGCGCGCGCGGCTCCCTGCCCGgggcatggaggcggcggcggtgccccTCGGCCTGATGACGGCCCGGCCTCCCGGCGCGGTGGCCGGCGGCTCGCTCGGTGGTGGCGCGGCCCCTTGGCGGCGAGACGGCGTGGTGGCACTGGTTGGCCGGTGGCGCGCCCcgggcccagatcggggcccgcgggccccatctgggtcctagcgggccggcCCCCGGCGTGGCTTCATCGTCGTCTGTGTGGTGAGGTGGTGGAGCAGCTCGGACGGGGGGCAGCGACGCCGACGGCATGCATGCTGCGGCGCGGAGGCGGGAGTTGTCCGGGCCTCTGAGGGCCCGGCCGGGCCTGTGGGGCCTCTGAGGGCAGCGGGGTCTTGtcggtgggcgtgtgatgatggacgagcgcaggatgaTGGCGTTGTCTGACGTTGTGGTGGCGTCGACGTCAACATGACCGGGCAAGGTAGGTGCAGCAGTACAGCAGTGAAGATGGATTGGTAGCAGGTGGCtgtgcggcctcatacccggcaggcgttctggtctaggagtgcgccggactggtgggtgccccatacccggcaggcgtcctggttgagaccTCAGGTCTGAGATGTTAGGTTtgcgctgcgaggtctgtttggtattaggcccagactatcagcatccctacatCAACTGAATAGaaatagcgacagatgttgcctagatggtggctttggtcttactgttgtatgactttgtaagattttttatgaataattaataaagtaactgcatgcatcgtccagatgcagaggccgggggttctcctccatttctaaaaaaaagCCCGAAGGTGTCTGAGGTTCAAGTACTTCAAATGAAACAACCTCCCTATGTTTACTAGATGATGGTTTTCCAATTGACGACACCCGCCAATTAAGTCTAGAACACGCAAATGCATGAACTCATCTAGAGAAGGAATCCCCAAACACATTTAAAGATCGGACATGCGACGATATTAGATCCCTTAGTAGGAACAACTTCCTTTGGTTGCTGACTTGGAGAGAGAGACGACGAACTTTCCTTTGCGTCCCAACAGTTATTCTGGGAACACCGACAAAAGTGACAAATTTGGTTACTGACTTGGAGAGAGAGAGACGACGAACTTCCCTTTGCGTCCCAACAGTTATTCCGGGAACACCGACAAAAGTGACAAAGTTCTCTTCAACGGACTTGGATGTGATGAAATCAAGAATCGTGTCCTGAACTCGAAATCTCATCGTTCTATCATATCTATCGGACTCCACAGGTTGGATCAAACTCCTATTGACGAGCTCATTGAAACATCTATCTCCTAATTCATGTACCGTGTACCTGCCTTTCTTTCAAAGCAGAAATGTTCAAACAATTCCAGCGTCCACAACTGTCGTGATTAAGACTCAAACGACAATTCCTGCAACCAGTCATGACTGAAAATGTAGAAACTTCAGAGTATTGCTGAGAAAGACGACATATATTTTTGAACAGCAACCTGCTGAATGATCTTCAGATGGAAATCCATAACATTTCACTGCAGAAAATGTGACAGAGAGCTCACAAAAGGGCTGTCCAACGAAATTCAACAGCTCGGCATTGCTTAAGCTGCCTACAACTCCTTGTTATGATTAAAAAAAACACATGCATAGGTCTAGCTCAAATCTCCAATTAATATCAGTACAATGCTTAGATAACTTTTTCAATAATGACAATGCTTACATAACTAAATGAATCATATGTCGTTCAAACTTTGTATAGATGTCTCTGAGTTTAAAGAAAGCTTCGAGAACTGGTTGAAATGATTCTGATGTCCAACACCATCGGCTTTGAGGACAGAAAGTGTCTCCGTTCCAACACCGGCCAGGAGACTACACATTATCATCAGCTGCTCTGAAAAATAGAGAGCCATACGCACTGCAAATCATCAGTAACATCAAAATTTAACACTGACACATCACAACTGTATGGTAAACTGCAATGAACTCAGGTAAAAAAAAAACTGTATGGTAAACTGCAATGAACTGTAAGCATATATAACAGCATCCAAGTGTTTTGTCTAGGAATTTAAAAAAAAACATTGCACCAAGTTTCCTTGATGTCTAGCTAAATTATTTTTCTTTTGTGAGAGGGAGAAGTGACACTATTTGTTTCCAGCTTGCTGAAGGAATACATGACTAAACTAAGGGGGGAAAAGGAAGGAGAACTATCCTATAGGTTGTACAGGTCCAGGTGCTAACAGACAAATTGTCACCAGTACATCAAAATGATACTTTGAGAAGAAAACTTcgacatacatggatcatatcactCTGTCAGCAAGTGCAACTATTCCAACACAAAAAGTGAACACAATGCAATTAGTTGGCCCTTTATACTTTTTGAATTATATATtagtccctccgtcccataatataagatgttattacaaccaATATATTATACTTATAGtaggaaggagggagtagttggcATGTCAAGCAAAACAGAAATTAATAGCAGTACAGTAGCCAGTTTAGGTAATTGCAGTCTGCAGGCATGGTCATGTGCACCTAGTTCACATActctgtttttttttcaaaaaggggggactccccggcctctgcatcagaacgatgcatacggccatctttatagaaagcaaataggttcaacaaggtcttacaGTACACATACTCTGTGAGACAACGATTTACTTGGTGGCGCCGGGAGCGATAATAACAAAGAAATCAATATAAAGGTAGAATTGATGATTAAGTACCTGCAGGTCAGCAGGAAGTTCAACACGCCTATTGCAAGAAATGATGAACTGATCTACCACACAAAATGAATTGATGAATTCTTGAAGCTGCAGCGTCCTGCATACCTAGTTGTACCCCAAGCTGCAACATACAGAAGACCATGATCATACATTGACATANNNNNNNNNNNNNNNNNNNNNNNNNNNNNNNNNNNNNNNNNNNNNNNNNNNNNNNNNNNNNNNNNNNNNNNNNNNNNNNNNNNNNNNNNNNNNNNNNNNNNNNNNNNNNNNNNNNNNNNNNNNNNNNNNNNNNNNNNNNNNNNNNNNNNNNNNNNNNNNNNNNNNNNNNNNNNNNNNNNNNNNNNNNNNNNNNNNNNNNNNNNNNNNNNNNNNNNNNNNNNNNNNNNNNNNNNNNNNNNNNNNNNNNNNNNNNNNNNNNNNNNNNNNNNNNNNNNNNNNNNNNNNNNNNNNNNNNNNNNNNNNNNNNNNNNNNNNNNNNNNNNNNNNNNNNNNNNNNNNNNNNNNNNNNNNNNNNNNNgagagagagagagagatttaaaTCTTCGGATCCAGTTGACATACCTCAAACGGCAGGGTGGCACGATTAAGCATCACCATgtgtatatttatttatttatgcaaGCAATAGACTAGGGCGGTTGGGGTGTGTCCTGGCTGTTTTCTCCAAGTAAGCCCTTGCAGCCGAAACAGCACTGCTGAGCCAGCCACGTACTTCACATTTGAGACTAATGAGGCTGGGGAGGTTACCGATTCCGAGATCGAAAGATTCACTGCTGAGAGAGTCAGATTCTCCTGCGTTGAATGGACCAATATCGAGTTTTTCTAGCTTGGGCATGGATCCTGGTGCAAACAACAAATCCATCCCTCCAAACTGTACCCTATGATAACGTAACTCCCTCAAGCATGGGAACCCAACTGCATCACTGACAATGAGCCTGTCCTTGCCTCTTGCTGTTACTGTCAGATTCAGAATAAGCAGAGCAGGCAGGGATCCAAGGTTGCACACATCTTCCTGCGTGAACCCCTCCACTTTAAATAGTACCTCTTGGAGACATACATGAGATCCCACCCAATTCGGAACTTGCTGGAAGACTTGCTCATGGTCCATTAGTTTTTGGAGGTCAAACGGGGCAGTGCACCACGGTTCCACTAAGAAGATGCATTCATCTTTCCAAATAGTTAGAGAACTCACATTGTTCAGTATCCCTAGTTTACCGAGAGAAGATGCAATTAAATCCTTCTTGGCTCTTGTTTCTCGTTCAACATAGCTGGAAGCATCACCTCCAAAGTAAAGAACCAACTTCCGCAAATTCTTAAGCTGCCCAAGTTCCTGCAGAAAGTTAAACGGTTGCTCGATGACACACACCCGTTTCAATGTTTCCAATGCCTGCATCTTTGCAATTCCAACAGGAAATTTAACACGAATGCCAACAAACAGATGTATCAACCTTCCGAGATTAACAATGGATGCAGGCAATTCCCGTACACTGGTGCCTCTCAGGTCCAACATCTCCAAGCAACCTAGATGTCCTATTTGTCCTGGGAGCTCACTCACTCTTGTCTTCCGGAGGTTTAGGTGCCTTAACTGAAACAACCTGCTCCCTATTTTTGCAAGATGTTGTTTTTGCAATTCACGGCATCCTTCAAAGTCCAGAATGCGCAGATGCCTAAACTCATCAAGTGAAGGGATTAAAGCAGAATTCCCAAACACATTAAGTGACCGAACCTGACATAATTCCTGGCTCATTGAGGTGATACAGTTTCCTTTCTTGCCAACTTGAAGAGAGATCCGACGAACTTTGCGTTCTGTTCCAATAGTTATATACGGAACACCGACCAAAGTGACAAAGTTTTCTTCAACGGACTTGGATATGATGAAATCTAGAATCGTGTCATGAACTCGACAATTCATCACCTTATTATATTTGTCAAATTCTCCAGGTTGGATTAAATTCCTATTAATGAGCTCATTAAAACACATTTCTCCTATCTCTTCGGCTGTATATATGTCATCTTTATGAATAAATCCTTCACCAATCCACCTCTTTATCAAGCCCTTTCTCTTGATAACAGAATCTTCAGGGAATATACTCAGATATAAGAAACAAGTTTTTAAACTAGGAGGCAGATCAAAGTAACTAAGTGCCAATATCTTCATCATTACTTGGATGGTAGGATTTCTTTCAAGCGCACGACCAATAGAATCTTTCACTTGATTCCATATatactcttttttttctttgttagCCAACAAACCAGATATAGCAATGATGGCCAAAGGTAAGCCATCACACTTTTTCAAGATCTGGCAAGAAATTTCTTTAAGGTATGAGGGGCAATCTTCTTTGGAGTTGAACAATCTTCTATGGAATAATTGTCTTGAGTGCACCATATTAAGAGGCTTCATTCTATAAACATGACCACTCAAGAATGAACAACATGATTGAGCCACATCATTTATACGGGTAGTGGTGATTATCCTACTGCCAAACCCGGTTGGGGGAAATACATGCTTTATAACATCCCATGTATCTGTGTCCCATATATCATCAACAACAATAAAATACCTGCACAAGGATTTGTGAGTCATATTTTCTAGGCTTTTTTATAAGTAACATACAACAATGTACAATTATGTAAAGAGTAAACGCATGGGAGAGAAATATGTAAAGAGTAAATGCATGGGAGGTCCTAATTTTTTTTGTCGGTGTCAAATTAGTATCAGTAGTTCAAACATGCGTGTTTGCATCCTTGTGTGCAGTAAGTAATTCATCGTGTGTCTTAACCAATATCTGTTACTTAACCATATAAGTTGTAATAAAAATTGTATCTGACCTTTTTCCGATAAATGACGCTTTTATTAACTCATAGTGTAGTATCAAATGGATACAAAGCATAACATGCAACACCTCGCCTCTGCAGAGTTGATGCACATAGCCAAACACAAACAACTACAGCAATAATCAAATACTACAAATCATATATATTTGCAGTTTTGGTTCTCATATTAGTGATCCGATATTCATGTTTAATTGAACCAAATCTCatccgaatatatttcaaccaatctCGCAGCAACATGCGAGGTAACATCTAGTTTTCGGCGACTGGAAAAGCAGCCCACGTCGCCACTAGCCATGACGAGAGGGGCGACGGGTGGGGATTCCACGCGCGTGCCGCTGCTCCTCTCCGGCGAGGGTCGACGGGTGGGTGGCAGGTTTTGGGCGCTCGCGGATGCCTTGGAAGGGTCCTTTACCGAAGGTTAGTTTGCCAACTCTCACTGTTTTTGATCTCGTTCGGCCAGAGTCGTGGATCACTGTAAATcgtaagaagaagggtcgccggacgGCGGCCAGATCGTCGCCGGCGGCGCTGGCGTCTGTTTCGCCGCGAGTTCCGGGTCTCGGGATCACTGCAGATCGTCAGCGTCGTTTGAAAATTCTCGTTGGCCGTGAGGGGCTGACTGAGGAAGATGTTGGGCTGTGTCAAGTTGGGCCGAGGTtagctgggtatgaggcccagacTAACCTGGTGCCGAACCAGCTCGTGCTGGGA is drawn from Triticum dicoccoides isolate Atlit2015 ecotype Zavitan chromosome 6B, WEW_v2.0, whole genome shotgun sequence and contains these coding sequences:
- the LOC119325592 gene encoding disease resistance protein RGA5-like; this translates as MSMEVALVSVATGVLKPVLEKLATLLGNEYKRFKGVHKEIKSLSHELAAMEAFLLKMSEEEEDLDVQDKVWMNEVRELSYDMEDAIDEFTQSVGDKDEKPDDFIEKIKHSVGKLGKMKARRRIGKEIQDLKKQITEAGKRNARYRTGVAISNTINATVDPRALSMFEHASNLVGIDEPKAELIKLLAEEEGCMVSIVGSGGMGKTALANQVYQELKGQYKCRAFISVSRNPNITNILRTILGKVSNQPYADTEEGSVQQLIIKITEFLLDKKYFIVVDDIWDTDTWDVIKHVFPPTGFGSRIITTTRINDVAQSCCSFLSGHVYRMKPLNMVHSRQLFHRRLFNSKEDCPSYLKEISCQILKKCDGLPLAIIAISGLLANKEKKEYIWNQVKDSIGRALERNPTIQVMMKILALSYFDLPPSLKTCFLYLSIFPEDSVIKRKGLIKRWIGEGFIHKDDIYTAEEIGEMCFNELINRNLIQPGEFDKYNKVMNCRVHDTILDFIISKSVEENFVTLVGVPYITIGTERKVRRISLQVGKKGNCITSMSQELCQVRSLNVFGNSALIPSLDEFRHLRILDFEGCRELQKQHLAKIGSRLFQLRHLNLRKTRVSELPGQIGHLGCLEMLDLRGTSVRELPASIVNLGRLIHLFVGIRVKFPVGIAKMQALETLKRVCVIEQPFNFLQELGQLKNLRKLVLYFGGDASSYVERETRAKKDLIASSLGKLGILNNVSSLTIWKDECIFLVEPWCTAPFDLQKLMDHEQVFQQVPNWVGSHVCLQEVLFKVEGFTQEDVCNLGSLPALLILNLTVTARGKDRLIVSDAVGFPCLRELRYHRVQFGGMDLLFAPGSMPKLEKLDIGPFNAGESDSLSSESFDLGIGNLPSLISLKCEVRGWLSSAVSAARAYLEKTARTHPNRPSLLLA